In Pseudomonas campi, the sequence CTGGCTTCCTGCTCGGCAATCATCTTGAACAGGCCGTCCAGCGCCTGCTCGGTGACGTAGTTTTCCACGTTAGCGCTCTTTGCATCGACCACGCCAAAGGCCGCAGCCTGACCGGCGAAGGCGTTGTACTGCTTGGCCACGCCCACCTTGTCGGTGGCCTGCTTGACGATGGGCAGGAACTTGGCGCGGATCTCTGCGCGGCTGCTCTTGTTCAGGTACTGGGTTGCCGAGTCGTCGCCGCCGGCGAGGATGCCTTTGGCATCGGTCACGGTCATCTTCTTCACGGCGTCCAGCAGAATCGCCTGGGCTTGCGGTACGGCCGCTTCAGCCGCCTTGTTCATGCTCGCTTCCAGTTCATCGACCTGGGCGCCCATGCCCATCATCTTCATGGTCTGCGCGGCTTTACCCAGCTTGCCGGGCAGTTCGATGCGCACGTCCTCGTTGTTGCTGAATCCACCGGGCTTGCCCAGTTGTTTGACGGCGATCTGCGCACCCTGGCTCAGGGCATCCTTGAGGCCGCTACTGGCGTCGCTCTGGGTCAGATCGGCCAACGACAGGGCCAGGGCATTGGCAGACAGCAGCAGGCCGGTGGCCAGGGTGGTGAGGCGGAGCATGGGGACTTCCTTAATGCGGTGGGAGTGGAGCGAGCTTAACGGAGCTCGGTGAGCGAGCCAAATTCCTAGGGTCTGTTGCCGTTTTGTGCACGGCCGCGACGGCGCCCGTTCTTGCGCAGAGCTAGGCATCGCCCGCTCCCGGCGGGCTTGCTGCATTCGCCACATCCATGTGGATCGCGCAAAATCGCGCCATGCGTCGTTGCGGGATTTGCCAAGGGACCGGCGTCCCACACCTAGCCGTGCGTGTTTTTGCGCAGCAACGCGGATTGCGAACGAAACGGGAGTAGACCCTAGTGAATCCGTTCTTGCAGCAGTTCACGCCCGGCCTGCTTGAGGTCGCTCTTGAATCGACCGGATGCCACCCAGCCGCCCAGCTCGATAGTGGCGATTGCTTCGGCCAGTGTGGCGAGCGGTACGCGCTGGCTTTCTAGCAGGCGCTGGACGAAGGCTGCATCGATGGCGGCAATGGCCGTGTCGTCCTCGGCGATGTCGCGCAGCATCAGGATCAGCTCCCCCTGCAGTCCGCCGAAGTGCTTGATCCACTCGGAGTTGCGGCGGATGGCGGGAATGATCTGCTTCCATTCGTAGTCGCCGGCCAGGGCGGTCAGGGCCCTGGCCGCGTCCTCATGGGTGTCGATCCGGGCCAGTTCGGGGGGCGCTGCTTGGCCGCTGCCGAGGCGCAGTTTCCTGGCCCAGCCCAAGGCCGTGGACACGGCATGGCCGGTGGTTTTCAGCAAGCTGGCGGTCAGGTTCGTCAGCAGGGCGCCGCCCAAGGTCGTGTTGGTTAGCCGATCCTGCAAGGTGATATCGAACAGGTCTGGCGGGGTGGGTGGCGCACTGGGCGGGGCAGGGGAGGCAGCTCCGGCATGCTCTAGCCAATTGAGGTAGATGCCCCGGCCGATCGAGTGGTTTGCCACGCGAAACACAGGATGTTGCTCGCTGGCCGCCGAGGGCACTGCCGCGGCGGCGGCGAGCAACAGATCCCAGCTTCTGGCCAGTAGCGGTGGGCCGTTCAGCAATTGCAGCTCTCCTGCCAGGTCGGCAGGGCGTGTCGGGTTTGCTGCCGCCGATTGGCGCCTGTGGAGTTCGCAGGCCAGGGCTATCACGTCCGGATGGCTCTGGCCGAGCAGATCCTGCAGTTTGCCGAGCAGGGCGCGGATCAGTTGGTAGTCCGGCGGATCCCCGGCCAGCAGCAGATGGGCCGCATAGAGCCCGAGCATCGGGCTGCGGAGCTGGTCGCCGAGCATCTTGCGCATGCCTGGCGTGTCCACATGTGTTCTGCCATCGAGCATGCCCTTGCGTATGGTTTCGGTGGCGGCCAGGTCTTCGCACCAGGGATCGAAGCCTTCGTCCATGCGGCCGTAGAGCATGGCTGCGTCCAGCAGATCGGGTACCAGTGCAGCGCCCCGGCCGTCTGCCACCAGGTTGATGTAGCACTGCAGTGTCCAGTCGCTGACCGCGGGTAGGGAAAGGCGGAATGCCTGGGCGCCGCGTTCGTACGCCAGCAGGTAAGCGCCGGCGGGCAGCCCGACAGTCACGGCGGCGTAACCGTCGGCGACGTTGTGTTCTGCCGAATGATCCAGATCCAGCACCACGGAGCGCTCGATGTCGAGCAGGCGGAAGCCGCTGAAGCTCCTCTGGTAGGCATCTCGTTCGACGTCGCCGTCGACCCTGAAGTTGTAGCGCCAGGGGTCGCGGATGCAGATCATGATCTCGCTGTCGCCACCCAGATTCAGAGTGGCGTTGCCGGGGGTCAGGAAGCGTTGGGCGGCCGCCGTGTGGTACTCATGGGTGGTGGATGTCATGGCCAGGGGAATCGGGCTCTCGAAGTGTGGTGCGGCGACCGTCACCGACATTTCCTGCGTCCCTTCGGCGAGGCGGAAGAGCAATTCCGACTCCTCGTCGCCGACTTTCGCCTTGGCGGCATACAGGCCAATGGCAATGCTTGCGCGCAGTGGGGAGGTGCCGCGTGCAACTACCCGGAAGTCGCTGTCGATCAGCAGTAGTTCCGCCTGGGGGTTGTCCGTTTGCACCACCACCTGGCGCTCAGAGGTCGACATGCTGGCTGCCTCCGTCGACCTTGAACCCCAGCTGTTGCCCTTGCGGCGCCAAGCGGTACTCATACAGGCCCGGCTTCATGCGTAACGCCAGGTGCCCGGGCTTGAACTCGTGGGCAATCACGGGCGACAGCGGCTCGACTCGATGGGCGCCGTTTCCGGCGAGCTGGAACTGGGCTATCGGTCGTAGCGAGGAGTCGATGATCTGCAGCGTTTCGCCCGGGAGCTGCTGTGCATCCCAGGCGAAGCTGAACGGGCTGCCTTGGTTGCGGGTGGGGAAGTGGATTTCCCCGCTGGCGGGTAGGTAGATTTCCGGGCGCGGCGCCGAGTCCTCGCCGCAAATCGAATTCCAGCTTTCCAGCAGGTGGCGGCGTAGTTCGGTCGCCGAGATGCCCAGGGCGCTGGAGGCGGGCAGTTCGTCGAGGAGCTTGAACAGGGCATGGGTCAGTAGCCCGTGCACCTTGTCGCCGCGCTCGGCAATGGACCGCTCCTGGGCCTTGCCGCCCTTGGGTACTGCGTAGATGGCCAGCAGCGGCACGTTGTGGGCCAGCTCGTCGTACGGTGTGTCACGGTAGGGGCGGGGGATGGGCGTGCGGGCGATCTCGGCATCCCGGCAGCAGTCCATGATCAGCACCACTTCCGCGAACAGCGCCCAGCTCTTGGCGATGCGGGCGTAGTGGGTGCCGAAGATGTGCTCGTACATGATCCGCGTCGCGTTGGCGCAGTAGAGCGCCGCCTCGGCATCTTTGTCCTGGCTCTTGTTGCAGAAGCCGTGACCGGAGAAATACAGGTAGAGCCGCCCGCTTACCCTCTCGGGCCCTAGCGCCATACGCTTGGCCAGCAGTTTCTTGAAGTGCCGGTCGAAGGCGTCGGCGGCGGGGGGCGCATCGTCGACGTCGAGCTCCGTCGGCTTGGCCAACGGGGTGTGGATCTTCTCGATGTTTTCTGGGGGGACGGCCCCGAGCGCCGGGTCGGTCAGCCACTTCTCGACCAGTTGCAGATCGTTCAACGGCCCCTGCAGTTCCGTGAAGCCGCCCGCCGGGTACCAGGAGATGGCGGTGAGGATGGCATGGTCGGACATGGCCATCAGTTGAAGCCGTTGCTAAGGATGTGCGCGAGACTGTCGAGCGTGGCGGCGTCGTTGTCGAAATCGCCGTGGGCAACGGAGGCGCTGTGCTTGCCGGGGCCAAGGTCGGCGATCGACCAGACGGCGCGGTCGCCCTGATCCAGATGCTGGCGGAGCTGGTTCATGTAGCCCTGGTCGAAGGTCGCGGGGTCGGCGAGGAAGCGCTGCATGCCGAGCAGGGGTATGTCGACCTCGC encodes:
- a CDS encoding caspase family protein, with the translated sequence MAMSDHAILTAISWYPAGGFTELQGPLNDLQLVEKWLTDPALGAVPPENIEKIHTPLAKPTELDVDDAPPAADAFDRHFKKLLAKRMALGPERVSGRLYLYFSGHGFCNKSQDKDAEAALYCANATRIMYEHIFGTHYARIAKSWALFAEVVLIMDCCRDAEIARTPIPRPYRDTPYDELAHNVPLLAIYAVPKGGKAQERSIAERGDKVHGLLTHALFKLLDELPASSALGISATELRRHLLESWNSICGEDSAPRPEIYLPASGEIHFPTRNQGSPFSFAWDAQQLPGETLQIIDSSLRPIAQFQLAGNGAHRVEPLSPVIAHEFKPGHLALRMKPGLYEYRLAPQGQQLGFKVDGGSQHVDL
- a CDS encoding DUF4197 domain-containing protein translates to MLRLTTLATGLLLSANALALSLADLTQSDASSGLKDALSQGAQIAVKQLGKPGGFSNNEDVRIELPGKLGKAAQTMKMMGMGAQVDELEASMNKAAEAAVPQAQAILLDAVKKMTVTDAKGILAGGDDSATQYLNKSSRAEIRAKFLPIVKQATDKVGVAKQYNAFAGQAAAFGVVDAKSANVENYVTEQALDGLFKMIAEQEASLRENPAGAATSLAKKVFGAL